One segment of Oscillospiraceae bacterium MB08-C2-2 DNA contains the following:
- a CDS encoding exonuclease SbcCD subunit D — protein MRFLHTSDWHLGKRLYEFSLLEDQAYFLEGLYPLLKEEKVEVLVIAGDIYDRALPPSEAVELYDTALSRIVRDLKIPVLAISGNHDSPSRLDFGSRLYESSGYYMAGQGRPAVKKITLTDRHGPVVFHLLPYLEPAAVRSFFPEAKARTFDQAYEVMLEQPANQPQPGHRHVLVAHGLFGALGEEGRELLTSESEIHVGGVDIVDGGRFRSYHYGAFGHLHAPQRAGGEHLRYSGSPLPYSVSEEHQKKSCTLVELDAAGQVKLSFLTPPRLRNVRTIRGSLEELLRRDFHTGSFEDYVFAEITDPQLVPYPMEKLRVLFPHLLGLRFVTLTQQQGSPSFSAQKVVAKQSMEELFSRFYSEVRDKELTPDQRELLQAAIAQTENPAEEESL, from the coding sequence ATGCGGTTTTTACATACCTCCGACTGGCACTTGGGCAAACGGCTTTATGAGTTTTCCCTGCTGGAGGATCAGGCTTATTTCTTGGAGGGGCTATACCCTCTTTTGAAGGAAGAAAAGGTGGAAGTGCTGGTGATTGCCGGCGATATTTATGACCGTGCCCTCCCCCCTTCTGAGGCGGTGGAGCTTTATGATACTGCCCTTTCCCGCATTGTGCGGGACCTTAAAATTCCGGTGCTGGCGATTTCCGGCAACCACGACAGCCCCAGCCGGTTGGATTTCGGCAGCCGCCTCTATGAATCCAGTGGCTATTATATGGCGGGGCAGGGCCGCCCTGCCGTTAAAAAAATCACCTTAACCGACCGGCACGGCCCGGTGGTGTTTCATCTGCTGCCCTATTTGGAGCCTGCCGCTGTTCGCAGCTTTTTCCCCGAGGCAAAAGCCCGCACCTTTGATCAGGCCTACGAAGTGATGCTGGAGCAGCCTGCAAATCAGCCCCAGCCGGGTCATCGCCATGTGTTGGTGGCCCATGGATTGTTCGGGGCGTTGGGGGAGGAAGGCCGGGAGCTGCTCACCAGCGAATCGGAAATTCATGTGGGCGGTGTGGATATTGTGGATGGGGGCCGCTTTCGCTCGTATCATTACGGGGCCTTTGGGCATCTGCATGCTCCCCAGCGGGCAGGCGGCGAGCATCTGCGCTACAGCGGCTCCCCTTTGCCTTATTCCGTTTCAGAGGAGCACCAGAAAAAATCCTGCACCTTGGTGGAGTTGGATGCCGCCGGGCAGGTCAAGCTCAGCTTTCTCACCCCACCCCGGCTGCGCAATGTCCGCACCATCCGTGGCAGTCTGGAAGAACTTCTCCGCCGGGATTTTCACACCGGCTCCTTTGAGGATTATGTTTTTGCCGAGATCACCGACCCCCAGCTTGTTCCCTACCCTATGGAAAAGCTGCGGGTTCTGTTCCCCCATTTGTTGGGCCTTCGGTTTGTCACCCTCACCCAGCAGCAGGGCTCCCCTTCCTTCAGTGCTCAAAAGGTGGTGGCCAAGCAATCTATGGAGGAGCTTTTTTCCCGCTTTTACAGCGAAGTGCGGGATAAGGAGCTAACCCCGGACCAGAGGGAGCTTTTGCAGGCGGCCATTGCCCAGACCGAGAACCCCGCAGAGGAGGAAAGCCTATGA
- a CDS encoding SMC family ATPase, whose amino-acid sequence MKPTRLELCAFGPFAGVEIVDFTRLDGSVFLITGDTGAGKTSLFDAVSFALYGAASSQNRKTYTLKSHHAPEDTLCYVDLTFSLHGQTYRIWRSPLQTGRKRDGSPKELGEKAELTLPDGSILTGASKVNTKLEELLGLDYQQFKQTTMLAQGEFRRLIEANSTQKQEIFSQIFGTAAYNRLAQVLSRQESALSAKLRENRDAVVQAAQALVELGHDGISPQETPFSDSAAVLEQVYQAIRAKETLYQSNEKEIVRLELHRSRLNPEEARALNQQLERLSLLTAQLTQLEEEAPAREARRSLLERLTGADSLFAREKIIRSTQSSAKEAAETVTALTLEAEQLEKRLGETDSMLRELPSLRKQQEQSLLLIQRLEAMGKAAQEVETLAQRLRQNIAQEDSLKKQLASLEGSFRWAELEQERAVLQHQLGLGQALSHCMGEFEGQQAAYQSANAAYLEANRLFLDGQAALIAGELKEGSPCPVCGSVDHPNPAVPAENLPSENAVEQAKANREQSLETLGQLRTKRDTLAAALNWPDQPDQWDNASLGKTLASFTQGLSHQATALEQEQAGLSNFKTTLAPAAISESLQKARMELAQASQQTKSLEEQLAHQRQQLPPEAADPAALSQRIEQTKAEHSRLTGQIADYEARCGQAKSAVEQAGVRLESAQAHQTRLEEQFQRLRSEFIGQLKGSGFGGYKDYESYIGRLGEIAGLRAQVEAEQTRFQSVKARQEALAGEVGDRKPFDLEALEQEVAQTAGMLDALKKEQATLSVFLLGTRRHVKELEACFAHTRELEKTYGTLSELAGLATGQKAPNISFERYILAAYLDDILQVANLHLGRMTDSRYTLRRQEDGSKSRTAGLDMEILDSYTGTRRAVSTLSGGEGFKAALSLALGLSDVVQMYSGGVSIDTMFIDEGFGTLDAKSLESALDTLLSLRQEGRMVGIISHVPELQSYIPAKLRVLRSGGSSHTHLDIP is encoded by the coding sequence ATGAAGCCCACACGATTGGAGCTGTGTGCCTTCGGCCCCTTTGCCGGGGTGGAGATAGTGGATTTCACCCGTCTGGATGGCAGTGTGTTCCTCATCACCGGGGATACCGGGGCAGGCAAAACCTCGCTGTTTGATGCGGTTTCCTTTGCCCTTTACGGCGCCGCCAGCAGCCAGAATCGCAAAACTTATACCCTCAAAAGCCATCATGCGCCGGAGGATACCCTCTGCTATGTTGACCTAACCTTTTCTCTTCACGGCCAAACCTACCGGATTTGGCGCTCTCCCCTGCAAACCGGACGCAAGCGGGATGGCTCCCCCAAGGAGCTGGGAGAAAAAGCAGAACTGACCCTGCCGGATGGCAGTATCCTCACCGGCGCCTCCAAGGTTAACACCAAGCTAGAGGAGCTTTTGGGGCTGGATTACCAGCAGTTTAAGCAAACCACCATGCTGGCGCAGGGGGAGTTTCGCCGCCTGATCGAAGCCAACAGCACCCAAAAACAGGAGATTTTCTCCCAAATTTTCGGCACCGCCGCCTACAACCGGCTTGCACAGGTTCTCAGCCGTCAGGAAAGCGCTCTTTCCGCCAAGCTCCGGGAAAACCGTGATGCTGTGGTGCAGGCCGCCCAAGCCTTGGTGGAGCTGGGGCATGACGGAATCTCCCCGCAGGAAACCCCTTTTTCCGATTCCGCCGCTGTTTTAGAACAGGTTTATCAAGCAATTAGGGCTAAGGAAACGCTCTATCAAAGCAATGAAAAGGAAATAGTCCGGCTGGAGCTACACCGCAGCCGCCTGAACCCGGAGGAAGCCCGAGCCTTAAATCAGCAGTTGGAGCGGCTTTCGCTTCTAACTGCCCAGTTAACACAACTGGAAGAGGAAGCACCTGCCCGAGAGGCCCGGCGCTCACTGCTGGAAAGGCTGACTGGGGCCGATTCCCTGTTTGCCCGGGAGAAGATTATACGCTCCACCCAAAGCAGTGCCAAGGAGGCCGCAGAGACAGTCACAGCTCTCACCCTTGAGGCAGAACAGCTGGAAAAGCGCCTTGGCGAAACCGATTCTATGCTTCGGGAATTGCCCTCCCTGCGCAAACAGCAGGAACAATCCCTGCTGCTGATCCAGCGGCTGGAAGCGATGGGCAAAGCGGCGCAGGAGGTAGAAACCCTTGCACAGCGCCTTCGCCAAAATATCGCCCAAGAGGATTCCCTGAAAAAACAGCTCGCCTCCTTGGAAGGCTCTTTCCGATGGGCTGAGCTGGAACAGGAAAGAGCGGTTTTACAGCATCAGCTGGGCCTTGGCCAAGCTCTCAGCCATTGTATGGGGGAGTTTGAGGGGCAGCAAGCCGCCTACCAATCCGCAAACGCCGCCTATTTGGAGGCCAACCGCCTATTTCTGGATGGACAGGCCGCCCTCATAGCCGGGGAGCTGAAAGAGGGCTCACCCTGCCCCGTTTGCGGCTCTGTGGATCACCCCAACCCCGCCGTTCCAGCGGAAAATCTCCCCAGCGAAAACGCGGTGGAGCAGGCCAAGGCCAATCGGGAACAGTCTCTGGAAACTCTCGGGCAGCTCCGTACCAAGCGAGATACCCTCGCCGCCGCCCTCAACTGGCCGGATCAACCAGATCAATGGGATAACGCCTCTCTGGGAAAGACACTGGCCAGCTTTACGCAGGGCCTTTCCCATCAGGCAACCGCCTTGGAGCAGGAGCAGGCTGGTCTTTCGAATTTTAAAACAACACTGGCTCCGGCGGCAATCAGCGAAAGCCTGCAAAAGGCTCGAATGGAACTAGCCCAAGCCAGTCAACAAACAAAGTCGTTGGAGGAACAGCTTGCCCACCAGCGCCAGCAGCTGCCGCCCGAAGCCGCAGACCCCGCAGCCCTTAGCCAGCGTATAGAACAAACCAAAGCGGAACACAGCCGCCTGACCGGGCAGATTGCTGACTATGAAGCCCGCTGCGGACAAGCCAAATCTGCCGTGGAGCAGGCCGGTGTGCGTCTGGAATCCGCCCAAGCCCATCAGACCCGGCTGGAGGAGCAGTTTCAGCGCCTGCGCAGTGAATTTATTGGCCAGCTCAAGGGCTCCGGCTTTGGGGGCTATAAGGATTACGAAAGCTATATCGGGCGGCTGGGCGAAATTGCCGGGCTTCGGGCTCAGGTGGAGGCCGAACAGACCCGCTTTCAGAGCGTTAAGGCCCGTCAAGAGGCTTTGGCCGGGGAGGTTGGTGATCGAAAGCCCTTTGATCTGGAAGCCCTTGAGCAGGAAGTCGCTCAAACCGCAGGTATGCTGGATGCACTAAAAAAAGAGCAGGCCACCTTATCGGTGTTCCTGCTGGGCACACGCCGCCATGTAAAAGAGCTGGAAGCATGCTTTGCCCATACCCGGGAGCTGGAAAAAACCTATGGCACTCTCAGCGAGCTGGCCGGGCTTGCCACTGGGCAAAAGGCACCTAATATTTCTTTTGAGCGGTATATTCTGGCCGCTTATCTGGATGATATCTTACAGGTGGCCAATCTGCATCTGGGGCGCATGACCGATTCCCGCTATACTCTGCGGCGGCAGGAGGATGGCTCCAAGAGCCGCACCGCAGGCTTGGATATGGAAATTTTGGATAGCTACACCGGCACCCGCCGGGCGGTGAGCACCCTTTCGGGCGGCGAGGGTTTTAAGGCGGCTTTGTCGCTGGCACTGGGCCTTTCAGATGTGGTGCAGATGTATTCCGGCGGCGTTTCCATTGATACGATGTTTATTGACGAGGGCTTTGGCACACTGGATGCAAAATCCTTGGAATCCGCTCTGGATACCCTGCTCTCACTGCGGCAAGAGGGCCGCATGGTGGGAATCATCTCCCATGTGCCCGAGCTGCAAAGCTATATTCCGGCCAAGCTGCGGGTGCTCCGAAGCGGCGGCAGCAGCCATACCCACCTGGATATTCCATGA
- a CDS encoding hexose kinase → MIRSICLNPVIDRMYYIDDFIAGKLHKGIAPLAYPGGKGVNIARVVSLLGEPCALYGFLGGLGGQLIAREMEQLDVQLRTISLEGECRVTINIMDRKNNRETEITEPGPAVSPQELARFFAELEQDTQPGDVVICSGSAVAGMPEDVYKTVSEICARKKAECFLDTSAQYLSGALPGNYRFAKPNANELNFLFGLSGKPNLAEMVKLGQRAREQGIGQVLISMGGEGGLLVEESRALLAEIPPVETVSTIGSGDSTVAGFAVGVSRGLAPEDCLRLAMACGVCNATYSKVGFVEKEQVKQLTEKIRLKAI, encoded by the coding sequence ATGATTCGTTCCATCTGTCTCAACCCGGTTATCGACCGGATGTATTACATCGATGATTTTATAGCCGGAAAGCTCCACAAGGGCATTGCTCCCTTGGCATACCCCGGCGGCAAGGGTGTGAACATTGCCCGGGTGGTTTCTCTTCTTGGGGAGCCCTGTGCACTCTACGGCTTTTTAGGCGGCTTAGGCGGCCAGCTTATCGCCCGGGAGATGGAACAGCTGGATGTTCAGCTGCGCACCATCTCTCTGGAGGGCGAATGCCGGGTCACCATCAACATTATGGATCGGAAAAACAACCGGGAAACCGAAATTACTGAGCCCGGCCCGGCGGTCTCCCCCCAGGAGCTGGCCCGGTTCTTTGCGGAACTGGAACAGGATACCCAGCCCGGGGATGTGGTGATTTGCTCCGGCTCTGCTGTGGCTGGGATGCCGGAGGATGTATACAAAACAGTCAGTGAAATTTGCGCCCGCAAAAAGGCTGAGTGTTTTCTGGATACCTCCGCCCAGTATCTTTCCGGCGCTTTGCCGGGAAACTACCGCTTTGCCAAGCCCAACGCCAATGAGCTGAACTTTCTGTTCGGCCTGAGCGGCAAGCCGAATCTGGCTGAAATGGTAAAGCTGGGTCAGAGAGCCCGTGAGCAGGGAATCGGTCAGGTGCTCATCTCCATGGGCGGTGAGGGCGGCCTGCTGGTGGAGGAAAGCCGGGCCCTGCTGGCCGAAATTCCCCCAGTGGAGACAGTTTCCACCATCGGCAGTGGGGATTCCACAGTGGCCGGTTTTGCTGTGGGCGTTTCCCGTGGCCTTGCCCCGGAGGATTGCCTGCGTCTGGCCATGGCCTGCGGTGTCTGCAACGCCACCTACAGCAAGGTGGGGTTTGTGGAAAAGGAGCAGGTGAAACAGCTCACCGAAAAAATTCGGCTAAAAGCGATTTAG
- a CDS encoding cation diffusion facilitator family transporter: MTDFLIRLLVKNPSQTENPAVREGYARLAGVVGIVSNLLLFAAKMVIGTLAGSIAITADAVNNLSDCGSSVITLVGFRLSRMPADEEHPYGHARIEYLSGLAVAMIVMVIGLDFLKSSFQKILAPQPVAFSWVTAGVLALSILIKLWQGRFNRQVGRRIGSTALIATAADSMNDVYTTLAVLVSALVAYFTGLELDGYVGAAVALFILWSGVGLIRQTLDPLLGMAPDHKLVQSIEGKILSYPSVLGVHDLVVHNYGPTQSYASAHVEMPASQDILISHDIVDSIERDVACELAIDLVIHMDPIVVDDPETNQMREKLREIVARVDSALSMHDFRMVKGTSHSNLIFDITVPPKYKMTNNQLRQKISQEVRELGGQYFCVITLDRSYTISTQRDEE; encoded by the coding sequence ATGACTGATTTCTTGATCCGACTGCTGGTGAAAAACCCTTCCCAAACTGAGAATCCCGCAGTCCGGGAGGGCTATGCCCGCTTGGCGGGGGTGGTGGGAATCGTTTCCAATCTCCTGCTGTTTGCGGCAAAAATGGTGATTGGAACCCTTGCCGGCAGTATCGCCATCACGGCGGATGCTGTCAACAATCTTTCCGACTGTGGCTCATCGGTGATTACGCTGGTGGGCTTTCGCCTTTCCCGTATGCCGGCGGATGAGGAGCACCCCTACGGCCATGCCCGCATAGAGTATCTCAGTGGGCTGGCGGTGGCTATGATCGTGATGGTCATCGGTTTGGATTTCCTTAAATCCTCCTTCCAGAAAATACTGGCACCCCAGCCGGTTGCTTTTTCATGGGTGACAGCAGGGGTCTTGGCTCTATCCATCCTTATTAAGCTTTGGCAGGGCCGTTTCAACAGGCAGGTGGGCAGGCGCATTGGCTCCACGGCGCTCATTGCTACAGCCGCTGACAGCATGAATGATGTCTACACCACGCTGGCGGTTCTAGTCAGCGCTTTAGTAGCCTATTTCACCGGGCTTGAGCTGGATGGGTATGTGGGTGCGGCGGTGGCGCTCTTTATTTTGTGGTCAGGCGTGGGGCTGATTCGCCAGACGCTGGACCCTCTCCTTGGGATGGCGCCCGATCACAAGCTGGTGCAGTCTATTGAAGGAAAAATCCTCAGCTACCCTTCGGTGCTGGGGGTGCACGATCTGGTGGTGCACAACTATGGCCCCACCCAAAGCTATGCCTCGGCTCATGTGGAGATGCCGGCCAGTCAGGATATCCTGATCAGCCACGATATTGTAGACAGCATCGAGCGGGATGTGGCCTGCGAACTGGCCATTGATTTGGTGATCCACATGGACCCCATTGTGGTGGATGACCCGGAAACCAACCAAATGCGGGAAAAGCTGCGGGAGATTGTGGCCCGAGTGGATTCAGCCCTTTCCATGCATGATTTTCGCATGGTCAAGGGAACCAGCCACTCCAACCTGATATTTGATATTACAGTGCCGCCAAAATATAAAATGACCAACAACCAGCTGCGCCAGAAGATTTCGCAGGAGGTGCGGGAGCTGGGGGGACAATATTTCTGTGTCATTACGCTGGATCGAAGCTATACCATCTCCACACAGAGGGATGAAGAATAG
- a CDS encoding nitroreductase family protein, which produces MDFLQLAKTRYAARQYQDRPVEQEKLDIILEAGRVAPTACNNQPQRVLVVRTPEGMEKLSKGYKTFGAPVALIVCANHEESWRRSYDGLDSAQIDASIVTDHMCLCAADQGIGSVWVCAFNPTVIREEFAIPQEWEPVNILLLGYADGKVRLPDRHDQFRKPLTETVFYDHF; this is translated from the coding sequence GTGGATTTTCTACAGCTTGCAAAAACCAGATACGCCGCCCGCCAATATCAGGATAGGCCGGTAGAGCAGGAAAAGCTGGATATTATTTTAGAGGCTGGCCGTGTAGCACCCACAGCCTGCAACAACCAGCCCCAGCGGGTTTTGGTGGTGCGTACACCCGAGGGTATGGAAAAACTGAGCAAGGGCTACAAAACCTTTGGGGCTCCTGTTGCCCTCATTGTGTGCGCCAATCACGAGGAATCATGGCGCCGCTCCTACGATGGTTTGGATTCCGCTCAGATTGATGCCTCTATCGTCACCGATCACATGTGCTTGTGCGCCGCCGATCAGGGGATAGGCAGTGTGTGGGTCTGCGCCTTTAACCCCACTGTGATTCGGGAGGAATTCGCGATCCCGCAGGAGTGGGAGCCGGTGAACATTCTGCTTCTTGGCTATGCGGACGGTAAGGTTCGCCTGCCCGATCGCCACGATCAATTCCGTAAGCCCCTTACTGAAACCGTGTTCTACGATCACTTCTAA
- a CDS encoding amidase domain-containing protein, translating to MSRPLGSREIPYNREKAVAYAHKWALGRNPAYYNFTGLGGDCANFASQCLHAGGGVMNYKPLFGWYYNSPSDRTPSWSGVKYLYNFLTSNIGPGPFAVETDITAMEPGDIIQLAVYREDFHHTLVVVETGSVPDYQNTLIACHSYDSDYRPLDTYSIRTIRFLHIEGYRG from the coding sequence ATGAGCAGGCCCTTGGGTTCGAGAGAAATACCCTATAACCGGGAAAAGGCAGTGGCTTATGCCCACAAATGGGCGCTGGGGCGCAACCCCGCCTATTATAATTTTACGGGCCTAGGGGGAGACTGCGCCAATTTTGCCTCTCAGTGCCTGCATGCGGGGGGCGGCGTGATGAACTATAAGCCCCTGTTCGGGTGGTATTACAATTCCCCCAGCGACCGAACACCTTCTTGGTCTGGGGTGAAGTATCTTTACAATTTTCTCACCAGCAACATCGGCCCCGGCCCTTTTGCCGTGGAAACCGATATTACCGCCATGGAGCCGGGGGATATCATTCAGCTGGCGGTTTATCGGGAGGATTTTCACCATACCCTTGTTGTGGTGGAAACCGGCTCGGTGCCCGATTATCAAAATACCCTGATCGCCTGCCACTCCTACGACAGCGATTACCGCCCGTTGGATACCTACAGCATTCGGACTATCCGCTTCTTACATATTGAAGGCTATCGGGGCTGA
- a CDS encoding AMP-binding protein, with product MEQFWECTVGQMLEDVAKKYPDREAIKYIDRPYRRTWKEFNEECDRAAKGFMSMGVKKGDHVAIWATNVPQWMVTLFATAKIGAVLVTVNTNYKVFEMQYLMKQSDAKVLVMTRGFKDVDYPATIYKMCPELKNSQPGSFSSEEYPFFKNAVYVGDDACPSGMTPWDGLMEMGSGVSDAELEAVKADLDCHDVINMQYTSGTTGFPKGVMLTHYNIINNGKSIGDCMKFTEEDKLCIPVPLFHCFGLVLAVMASVTHSTSMVPLEYYNPVKLMQACQNEECTAVHGVPTMFIAVFEHPDFSKYRFPKLRTGIMAGSPCPAKAMQMVIEKMGMKDITIVFGQTESSPGCTQTTVDDPVELRVHTVGRNLPGVECKIVDPETGEEVGVDTPGEFCARGYNIMKGYYKMPEATAQAIDSEGWLHTGDLATVDENGYYKITGRIKDMIIRGGENIYPKELEELLYIHKKVQDVQVIGIPSKVYGEEVVACIVLRHFVTECTQAEIQEFVRENMARHKVPSHVLFIQELPMTASGKIQKYKLRDYAAKELGLDEEDDKDKKVG from the coding sequence ATGGAACAGTTTTGGGAATGCACAGTAGGCCAGATGCTGGAGGATGTAGCGAAGAAATACCCCGATCGGGAAGCCATTAAATACATTGACCGCCCTTACCGCCGCACTTGGAAGGAATTCAACGAGGAATGCGACCGGGCCGCTAAGGGCTTTATGTCCATGGGCGTGAAAAAAGGTGATCATGTTGCCATTTGGGCCACCAATGTTCCCCAGTGGATGGTCACTCTTTTTGCAACGGCTAAAATTGGTGCCGTTCTGGTTACCGTTAACACCAACTATAAGGTGTTTGAGATGCAGTACCTCATGAAGCAGTCGGATGCCAAGGTGTTGGTTATGACCCGGGGCTTCAAGGATGTGGATTATCCCGCAACCATCTATAAGATGTGCCCGGAGCTGAAGAATTCCCAGCCCGGCAGCTTTTCCAGTGAGGAATATCCTTTCTTTAAAAATGCCGTTTATGTCGGTGACGATGCCTGCCCCTCTGGCATGACCCCGTGGGATGGCCTGATGGAAATGGGCAGCGGTGTTTCGGATGCGGAGCTGGAGGCGGTCAAGGCCGATCTGGACTGCCACGATGTCATTAACATGCAGTATACCTCCGGCACCACCGGATTCCCCAAGGGGGTTATGCTCACACACTACAACATCATCAACAATGGCAAATCCATCGGTGACTGCATGAAGTTCACCGAGGAGGATAAGCTGTGCATCCCGGTGCCGCTGTTCCACTGCTTTGGCCTTGTGCTGGCGGTTATGGCCTCGGTGACCCACTCCACCTCTATGGTGCCGCTGGAATACTATAACCCTGTCAAGCTGATGCAGGCCTGTCAGAATGAGGAATGCACCGCTGTTCACGGCGTTCCCACCATGTTTATCGCTGTGTTTGAGCATCCTGATTTCAGCAAATACCGCTTCCCTAAGCTGCGCACCGGCATTATGGCCGGTTCTCCCTGCCCGGCCAAGGCCATGCAGATGGTCATTGAGAAAATGGGCATGAAGGACATTACCATTGTGTTCGGCCAGACCGAATCTTCCCCCGGCTGCACCCAGACCACTGTGGATGATCCCGTTGAGCTGCGGGTGCACACCGTAGGCCGTAACCTGCCCGGTGTGGAATGCAAAATTGTTGACCCCGAAACCGGCGAAGAGGTGGGGGTGGATACCCCCGGTGAATTCTGCGCCAGAGGCTACAACATCATGAAGGGCTACTACAAAATGCCCGAAGCCACCGCACAGGCCATTGATTCCGAGGGCTGGCTCCACACCGGCGATCTGGCTACAGTGGATGAAAACGGCTACTATAAAATCACCGGCCGCATTAAGGATATGATTATCCGGGGCGGCGAGAATATTTATCCCAAGGAGCTGGAAGAGCTGCTCTATATCCACAAAAAGGTGCAGGATGTGCAGGTAATCGGCATTCCCAGCAAGGTTTACGGCGAAGAGGTTGTGGCCTGCATCGTGCTGCGGCATTTTGTCACCGAATGCACACAGGCTGAAATTCAGGAGTTCGTCCGGGAAAATATGGCCCGCCACAAGGTTCCCAGCCATGTGCTGTTTATCCAAGAACTGCCTATGACCGCCAGCGGCAAAATCCAGAAATACAAGCTGCGGGATTATGCAGCCAAGGAATTGGGTCTGGATGAAGAGGATGACAAGGATAAAAAAGTCGGATAG
- a CDS encoding nucleoside phosphorylase — MQKKEFPILEFDGDKNALIRPFHIFQPTDIAERCVLCNFGEAIEKILEEYSHRIVTYFEAESIKLPIYELEYKGEKIVLLQAYVGAPGAAVQIEVLTALGCRKYIACGGCGVLQKDIAIGQLIIPTVAVRDEGTSYHYVKPARQIAANERVVQVIENTLAERNVSYIKAKTWTTDAFYRETPAKIRQRISENCVTVDMEASAYIAVSQYNDVDFGQIFYAGDSLAHAEWDSRGWDNQTDIREFVLRIALDACMSI, encoded by the coding sequence ATGCAGAAAAAGGAGTTTCCCATTTTAGAATTTGATGGGGATAAGAATGCCTTAATTAGACCCTTTCACATTTTTCAACCTACGGATATTGCCGAAAGGTGTGTCCTTTGTAATTTTGGTGAAGCGATTGAAAAAATTCTTGAAGAGTATTCTCATAGGATAGTCACATACTTTGAAGCGGAATCTATCAAATTACCGATATACGAATTAGAGTATAAGGGTGAAAAGATAGTATTGCTTCAAGCATATGTCGGTGCGCCAGGAGCAGCGGTTCAAATCGAAGTATTGACAGCTTTAGGGTGCCGCAAATACATTGCTTGCGGCGGTTGTGGGGTTTTGCAGAAAGATATTGCTATCGGGCAGTTAATAATACCGACGGTAGCAGTTAGAGACGAAGGCACATCGTATCATTATGTCAAGCCCGCAAGACAGATTGCCGCCAACGAACGCGTTGTCCAAGTAATTGAGAATACTTTAGCTGAGCGCAACGTTTCCTACATAAAGGCAAAAACATGGACAACAGACGCGTTTTACAGGGAAACTCCCGCAAAAATCCGTCAGCGTATAAGCGAAAACTGTGTAACAGTAGATATGGAAGCCTCTGCGTATATAGCGGTTTCACAGTATAACGATGTAGATTTCGGGCAAATCTTTTATGCAGGCGATAGTTTAGCCCATGCCGAATGGGATAGTAGAGGTTGGGACAATCAAACCGATATCAGAGAATTTGTTTTAAGAATTGCGCTTGATGCGTGTATGTCAATTTAG